The following coding sequences are from one Epinephelus fuscoguttatus linkage group LG5, E.fuscoguttatus.final_Chr_v1 window:
- the LOC125888226 gene encoding extracellular calcium-sensing receptor-like, giving the protein MHKPLPLQCTSLNFRAFQYAQAMRFAIAEINNRTDLLPGISLGYKIYDSCRSMARAVRVTLALADGNEVLSAPSKAPCTRPAQVQAIIGETSSSPSMAIATVMASFHIPVISPFATCACLSDKTKYPSFLRTVPSDDYQSRALAQLVKHFGWTWVGAVRTNDDYGNNGMATFIETAQQLGICLEYSVSFFRTDPPDKMQKIIDIIKASTSKVIVTFLALADIVMLMHAMSHYNLTRYQWVGSESWIFDPQTAAIDKHHILDGAIGLSIPKAHVSGMREFMLDVKPLNSSSNELFTEFWEKLFSCKFKQSKSSTENLRGCTGHENLTGVQNSFTDMSLMPILNNIYKGVYAVAHALHSILSCNKTCNMKVQLDPYTILQHIKRIHFKTKEGEEVYFNENGDPAAKYEIINWQPTENGIVDFVIVGFYDASLPADKQLNLQNKSLIWANNSQQVPVSVCSEKCHPGTRKVLQKGKPVCCYDCLRCANGEISNITDSITCVRCNPEFWSNERRDACVKKEVEFLSYEEIMGALLTAASLLGTCITAVVAFIFFTYRKTPIVRANNSELSFLLLFSLTLCFLCSLTFIGRPSEWSCMLRHTAFGITFVLCISCVLGKTIVVLMAFRATLPGSNVMKWFGPAQQRLSVLAFTFVQVIICILWLTISPPFPFKNFKQFKDRIILECTLGSAVGFWAVLGYIGLLAMFCFILAFLARKLPDNFNETKFITFSMLIFCAVWITFIPAYVSSPGKFSVAVEIFAILASSFGLLICIFFPKCYIILLKPEKNTKKEMMGKGAPK; this is encoded by the exons ATGCACAAGCCACTGCCACTGCAATGCACCAG TTTGAATTTTAGAGCTTTCCAGTATGCCCAGGCCATGCGCTTTGCCATAGCGGAGATTAATAACAGGACAGACCTGTTGCCTGGCATCTCTCTGGGCTATAAGATCTATGATTCCTGTCGCTCCATGGCCAGAGCTGTGAGGGTTACCCTGGCTTTGGCTGATGGTAATGAGGTGTTATCTGCACCCTCAAAAGCACCTTGTACAAGACCAGCTCAAGTGCAGGCCATTATTGGAGAgacctcctcttctccttccaTGGCTATAGCCACTGTAATGGCAAGCTTTCATATTCCAGTG aTCAGCCCCTTTGCCACTTGTGCTTGTCTCAGTGATAAAACCAAGTACCCATCCTTCCTCAGGACAGTACCCAGTGACGACTACCAGAGCAGAGCCCTGGCACAGTTGGTCAAGCACTTTGGTTGGACTTGGGTTGGAGCTGTTAGAACAAATGATGATTATGGGAACAATGGCATGGCCACATTTATAGAAACAGCCCAGCAGCTGGGCATCTGTCTGGAGTACTCTGTGTCTTTCTTTAGAACAGATCCACCAGACAAAATGCAAAAGATAATTGACATTATCAAAGCTTCCACTTCCAAGGTGATTGTCACTTTCCTTGCCCTCGCGGATATTGTCATGCTAATGCATGCAATGTCTCACTACAACTTGACGAGGTACCAGTGGGTCGGTAGTGAGAGCTGGATCTTTGATCCCCAAACTGCAGCCATAGATAAGCATCACATTCTGGATGGTGCCATAGGCCTGTCTATCCCCAAAGCACATGTCAGTGGCATGAGAGAGTTCATGTTGGATGTGAAGCCTCTCAATTCATCAAGTAATGAATTGTTTACAGAGTTTTGGGAGAAATTATTCAGCTGTAAATTCAAGCAGTCAAAGTCGTCCACAGAGAATTTGAGAGGATGTACTGGACATGAAAATCTGACTGGAGTGCAGAACAGCTTCACTGATATGTCGCTCATGCCTATCTTAAACAACATCTATAAAGGAGTGTATGCTGTGGCCCACGCACTTCACAGCATTCTTAGttgtaacaaaacatgtaacatGAAGGTACAGCTAGATCCATATACG ATTTTACAGCACATAAAAAGgattcatttcaaaacaaaggaaggagaggaagttTACTTTAATGAGAATGGAGACCCAGCAGCAAAGTATGAAATTATAAACTGGCAGCCAACAGAAAATGGCATTGTGGACTTTGTCATAGTTGGTTTTTATGATGCATCTTTAcctgcagacaaacagctgaATCTACAAAATAAGTCTTTAATTTGGGCAAACAATTCACAACAA gtgCCTGTGTCAGTTTGCAGTGAGAAGTGTCATCCAGGAACTCGCAAGGTACTCCAAAAAGGAAAGCCTGTCTGCTGCTATGACTGCTTAAGATGTGCAAATGGAGAGATAAGCAACATTACAG ATTCTATCACCTGTGTGCGATGCAACCCTGAGTTCTGGTCAAATGAGAGAAGAGATGCCTGTGTAAAGAAGGAGGTAGAGTTTCTATCATATGAAGAGATAATGGGAGCATTGCTCACTGCAGCGTCCTTGCTGGGAACATGCATCACTGCTGTTGTGGCATTCATTTTCTTCACATACAGGAAAACTCCTATTGTTAGGGCCAACAACTCTGAGCTGAGCTTCCTGTTGCTTTTCTCCTTgactctgtgtttcctgtgttctcTGACCTTTATCGGCCGGCCCTCTGAATGGTCCTGCATGCTGCGACACACAGCATTTGGGATCACCTTTGTTCTCTGTATCTCATGTGTTCTGGGGAAAACTATAGTGGTCTTAATGGCCTTCAGGGCAACACTTCCTGGTAGTAATGTGATGAAATGGTTTGGGCCTGCACAGCAGAGGCTCAGTGTTCTGGCATTCACTTTTGTACAAGTAATCATATGTATCCTCTGGTTAACAATTTCACCTCCTTTTCCATTCAAGAATTTTAAACAATTTAAAGACAGAATCATTTTAGAGTGCACTCTGGGTTCAGCTGTAGGCTTTTGGGCAGTTCTTGGGTACATCGGACTTCTGGCCATGTTCTGTTTTATTCTTGCTTTTCTGGCTCGGAAACTGCCTGATAATTTCAATGAAACCAAATTTATCActtttagcatgctaatattctGTGCAGTATGGATCACCTTTATTCCAGCATATGTCAGCTCCCCTGGGAAgttcagtgttgctgtggagatATTTGCTATTCTGGCCTCCAGTTTTGGACTGctcatttgtatattttttccaaaatgttatATTATCTTACTGAAACCTGAGAAGAATACAAAAAAGGAGATGATGGGGAAGGGggcaccaaaataa